From the Macaca nemestrina isolate mMacNem1 chromosome 7, mMacNem.hap1, whole genome shotgun sequence genome, one window contains:
- the LOC105490968 gene encoding mannose-6-phosphate isomerase isoform X3: MPGGRWVTTAKWRGCWPAVTHWPRSQRTSPMQSFLSFQLWMGTHPRGDAKIFDNRISQKTLGQWIAENQDSLGSKVKDTFNGNLPFLFKVLSVETPLSIQAHPNKELAEKLHLQAPQHYPDANHKPEMAIALTPFQGLCGFRPVEEIVTFLKKVPEFQFLIGDEAATHLKQTMSHDSQAVASALQSCFSHLMKSEKKVVAEQLNLLVKRISQQVAAGNNMEDIFGELLLQLHQQYPGDIGCFAIYFLNLLNLKPGEAMFLEANVPHAYLKGDCVECMACSDNTVRAGLTPKFIDVPTLCEMLSYTPSSSKDRLFLPTRSQEDPYLSIYDPPVPDFAIMKMEVPGSVTEYKVLALDSASILLVVQGTVIASTPTTQTPIPLQRGGVLFIGANESVSLKLTEPKDLLIFRACCLL, encoded by the exons ATGCCTGGGGGAAGATGGGTTACAACAGCGAAGTGGCGCGGCTGTTGGCCAGCAGTGACCCACTGGCCCAGATCGCAGAGGACAAGCCCTATGCAGAG TTTCCTGTCTTTCCAGTTGTGGATGGGGACTCACCCCCGAGGGGATGCCAAGATCTTTGACAACCGCATCTCACAGAAGACCCTAGGCCAGTGGATTGCTGAGAACCAGGACAGCTTGGGCTCAAAGGTCAAGGACACCTTTAATGGCAATCTGCCCTTCCTCTTCAAAGTGCTCTCAGTTGAAACACCCCTGTCCATCCAGGCACACCCTAATAAG GAGCTGGCAGAGAAGCTGCACCTCCAGGCTCCACAGCACTACCCCGATGCCAACCACAAGCCAGAGATGGCCATTGCCCTCACCCCCTTCCAGGGCTTGTGTGGCTTCCGGCCAGTTGAGGAGATTGTAACCTTTCTGAAGA AGGTGCCTGAGTTTCAGTTCCTGATTGGAGATGAGGCAGCAACACACCTGAAACAGACCATGAGCCATGACTCCCAGGCTGTGGCCTCTGCTCTGCAGAGCTGTTTCTCCCACCTGATGAAGAGTGAGAAGAAGGTGGTGGCGGAACAGCTCAACCTGTTGGTGAAGCGGATCTCCCAGCAAG TGGCTGCTGGAAACAACATGGAAGACATCTTTGGGGAGCTTTTGCTGCAGCTGCACCAGCAATACCCAGGTGATATCGGCTGCTTTGCCATCTACTTCCTGAACCTGCTTAACCTGAAGCCTGGGGAGGCCATGTTTCTGGAGGCCAATGTGCCCCATGCCTACCTGAAAGGAG ACTGCGTGGAGTGCATGGCGTGTTCAGACAACACAGTTCGTGCTGGCCTGACACCCAAGTTCATTGATGTGCCAACCCTGTGTGAAATGCTCAGCTATACCCCTAGCTCCAGCAAGGACAGGCTCTTTCTCCCGACACGGAGTCAGGAAGACCCCTACCTCTCAATCTATGACCCCCCTGTACCAGACTTCGCCATTATGAAGATGGAG GTCCCTGGCTCTGTCACTGAATACAAGGTCTTGGCACTGGACTCTGCCAGCATCCTCCTGGTGGTACAGGGGACAGTGATAGCCAGCACACCCACAACCCAGACACCAATCCCTCTGCAGCGTGGTGGCGTGCTCTTCATTGGGGCCAATGAGAGTGTCTCACTGAAGCTTACTGAGCCGAAGGACCTGCTGATATTCCGTGCCTGCTGTCTGCTGTAG
- the LOC105490968 gene encoding mannose-6-phosphate isomerase isoform X4 codes for MGYNSEVARLLASSDPLAQIAEDKPYAELWMGTHPRGDAKIFDNRISQKTLGQWIAENQDSLGSKVKDTFNGNLPFLFKVLSVETPLSIQAHPNKELAEKLHLQAPQHYPDANHKPEMAIALTPFQGLCGFRPVEEIVTFLKKVPEFQFLIGDEAATHLKQTMSHDSQAVASALQSCFSHLMKSEKKVVAEQLNLLVKRISQQVAAGNNMEDIFGELLLQLHQQYPGDIGCFAIYFLNLLNLKPGEAMFLEANVPHAYLKGDCVECMACSDNTVRAGLTPKFIDVPTLCEMLSYTPSSSKDRLFLPTRSQEDPYLSIYDPPVPDFAIMKMEVPGSVTEYKVLALDSASILLVVQGTVIASTPTTQTPIPLQRGGVLFIGANESVSLKLTEPKDLLIFRACCLL; via the exons ATGGGTTACAACAGCGAAGTGGCGCGGCTGTTGGCCAGCAGTGACCCACTGGCCCAGATCGCAGAGGACAAGCCCTATGCAGAG TTGTGGATGGGGACTCACCCCCGAGGGGATGCCAAGATCTTTGACAACCGCATCTCACAGAAGACCCTAGGCCAGTGGATTGCTGAGAACCAGGACAGCTTGGGCTCAAAGGTCAAGGACACCTTTAATGGCAATCTGCCCTTCCTCTTCAAAGTGCTCTCAGTTGAAACACCCCTGTCCATCCAGGCACACCCTAATAAG GAGCTGGCAGAGAAGCTGCACCTCCAGGCTCCACAGCACTACCCCGATGCCAACCACAAGCCAGAGATGGCCATTGCCCTCACCCCCTTCCAGGGCTTGTGTGGCTTCCGGCCAGTTGAGGAGATTGTAACCTTTCTGAAGA AGGTGCCTGAGTTTCAGTTCCTGATTGGAGATGAGGCAGCAACACACCTGAAACAGACCATGAGCCATGACTCCCAGGCTGTGGCCTCTGCTCTGCAGAGCTGTTTCTCCCACCTGATGAAGAGTGAGAAGAAGGTGGTGGCGGAACAGCTCAACCTGTTGGTGAAGCGGATCTCCCAGCAAG TGGCTGCTGGAAACAACATGGAAGACATCTTTGGGGAGCTTTTGCTGCAGCTGCACCAGCAATACCCAGGTGATATCGGCTGCTTTGCCATCTACTTCCTGAACCTGCTTAACCTGAAGCCTGGGGAGGCCATGTTTCTGGAGGCCAATGTGCCCCATGCCTACCTGAAAGGAG ACTGCGTGGAGTGCATGGCGTGTTCAGACAACACAGTTCGTGCTGGCCTGACACCCAAGTTCATTGATGTGCCAACCCTGTGTGAAATGCTCAGCTATACCCCTAGCTCCAGCAAGGACAGGCTCTTTCTCCCGACACGGAGTCAGGAAGACCCCTACCTCTCAATCTATGACCCCCCTGTACCAGACTTCGCCATTATGAAGATGGAG GTCCCTGGCTCTGTCACTGAATACAAGGTCTTGGCACTGGACTCTGCCAGCATCCTCCTGGTGGTACAGGGGACAGTGATAGCCAGCACACCCACAACCCAGACACCAATCCCTCTGCAGCGTGGTGGCGTGCTCTTCATTGGGGCCAATGAGAGTGTCTCACTGAAGCTTACTGAGCCGAAGGACCTGCTGATATTCCGTGCCTGCTGTCTGCTGTAG
- the LOC105490968 gene encoding mannose-6-phosphate isomerase isoform X2, with translation MVFPLSCAVQQYAWGKMGYNSEVARLLASSDPLAQIAEDKPYAELWMGTHPRGDAKIFDNRISQKTLGQWIAENQDSLGSKVKDTFNGNLPFLFKVLSVETPLSIQAHPNKELAEKLHLQAPQHYPDANHKPEMAIALTPFQGLCGFRPVEEIVTFLKKVPEFQFLIGDEAATHLKQTMSHDSQAVASALQSCFSHLMKSEKKVVAEQLNLLVKRISQQVAAGNNMEDIFGELLLQLHQQYPGDIGCFAIYFLNLLNLKPGEAMFLEANVPHAYLKGDCVECMACSDNTVRAGLTPKFIDVPTLCEMLSYTPSSSKDRLFLPTRSQEDPYLSIYDPPVPDFAIMKMEVPGSVTEYKVLALDSASILLVVQGTVIASTPTTQTPIPLQRGGVLFIGANESVSLKLTEPKDLLIFRACCLL, from the exons ATGG TATTCCCACTTTCCTGTGCGGTGCAGCAGTATGCCTGGGGGAAGATGGGTTACAACAGCGAAGTGGCGCGGCTGTTGGCCAGCAGTGACCCACTGGCCCAGATCGCAGAGGACAAGCCCTATGCAGAG TTGTGGATGGGGACTCACCCCCGAGGGGATGCCAAGATCTTTGACAACCGCATCTCACAGAAGACCCTAGGCCAGTGGATTGCTGAGAACCAGGACAGCTTGGGCTCAAAGGTCAAGGACACCTTTAATGGCAATCTGCCCTTCCTCTTCAAAGTGCTCTCAGTTGAAACACCCCTGTCCATCCAGGCACACCCTAATAAG GAGCTGGCAGAGAAGCTGCACCTCCAGGCTCCACAGCACTACCCCGATGCCAACCACAAGCCAGAGATGGCCATTGCCCTCACCCCCTTCCAGGGCTTGTGTGGCTTCCGGCCAGTTGAGGAGATTGTAACCTTTCTGAAGA AGGTGCCTGAGTTTCAGTTCCTGATTGGAGATGAGGCAGCAACACACCTGAAACAGACCATGAGCCATGACTCCCAGGCTGTGGCCTCTGCTCTGCAGAGCTGTTTCTCCCACCTGATGAAGAGTGAGAAGAAGGTGGTGGCGGAACAGCTCAACCTGTTGGTGAAGCGGATCTCCCAGCAAG TGGCTGCTGGAAACAACATGGAAGACATCTTTGGGGAGCTTTTGCTGCAGCTGCACCAGCAATACCCAGGTGATATCGGCTGCTTTGCCATCTACTTCCTGAACCTGCTTAACCTGAAGCCTGGGGAGGCCATGTTTCTGGAGGCCAATGTGCCCCATGCCTACCTGAAAGGAG ACTGCGTGGAGTGCATGGCGTGTTCAGACAACACAGTTCGTGCTGGCCTGACACCCAAGTTCATTGATGTGCCAACCCTGTGTGAAATGCTCAGCTATACCCCTAGCTCCAGCAAGGACAGGCTCTTTCTCCCGACACGGAGTCAGGAAGACCCCTACCTCTCAATCTATGACCCCCCTGTACCAGACTTCGCCATTATGAAGATGGAG GTCCCTGGCTCTGTCACTGAATACAAGGTCTTGGCACTGGACTCTGCCAGCATCCTCCTGGTGGTACAGGGGACAGTGATAGCCAGCACACCCACAACCCAGACACCAATCCCTCTGCAGCGTGGTGGCGTGCTCTTCATTGGGGCCAATGAGAGTGTCTCACTGAAGCTTACTGAGCCGAAGGACCTGCTGATATTCCGTGCCTGCTGTCTGCTGTAG
- the LOC105490968 gene encoding mannose-6-phosphate isomerase isoform X5: protein MAAPRVFPLSCAVQQYAWGKMGYNSEVARLLASSDPLAQIAEDKPYAELWMGTHPRGDAKIFDNRISQKTLGQWIAENQDSLGSKVKDTFNGNLPFLFKVLSVETPLSIQAHPNKELAEKLHLQAPQHYPDANHKPEMAIALTPFQGLCGFRPVEEIVTFLKKVPEFQFLIGDEAATHLKQTMSHDSQAVASALQSCFSHLMKSEKKVVAEQLNLLVKRISQQVAAGNNMEDIFGELLLQLHQQYPGDIGCFAIYFLNLLNLKPGEAMFLEANVPHAYLKGGIFTLKYACCHRRMPPFDRWLLIHTCLMHRILS, encoded by the exons ATGGCGGCTCCGCGAG TATTCCCACTTTCCTGTGCGGTGCAGCAGTATGCCTGGGGGAAGATGGGTTACAACAGCGAAGTGGCGCGGCTGTTGGCCAGCAGTGACCCACTGGCCCAGATCGCAGAGGACAAGCCCTATGCAGAG TTGTGGATGGGGACTCACCCCCGAGGGGATGCCAAGATCTTTGACAACCGCATCTCACAGAAGACCCTAGGCCAGTGGATTGCTGAGAACCAGGACAGCTTGGGCTCAAAGGTCAAGGACACCTTTAATGGCAATCTGCCCTTCCTCTTCAAAGTGCTCTCAGTTGAAACACCCCTGTCCATCCAGGCACACCCTAATAAG GAGCTGGCAGAGAAGCTGCACCTCCAGGCTCCACAGCACTACCCCGATGCCAACCACAAGCCAGAGATGGCCATTGCCCTCACCCCCTTCCAGGGCTTGTGTGGCTTCCGGCCAGTTGAGGAGATTGTAACCTTTCTGAAGA AGGTGCCTGAGTTTCAGTTCCTGATTGGAGATGAGGCAGCAACACACCTGAAACAGACCATGAGCCATGACTCCCAGGCTGTGGCCTCTGCTCTGCAGAGCTGTTTCTCCCACCTGATGAAGAGTGAGAAGAAGGTGGTGGCGGAACAGCTCAACCTGTTGGTGAAGCGGATCTCCCAGCAAG TGGCTGCTGGAAACAACATGGAAGACATCTTTGGGGAGCTTTTGCTGCAGCTGCACCAGCAATACCCAGGTGATATCGGCTGCTTTGCCATCTACTTCCTGAACCTGCTTAACCTGAAGCCTGGGGAGGCCATGTTTCTGGAGGCCAATGTGCCCCATGCCTACCTGAAAGGAG GGATTTTTACACTAAAATACGCATGTTGCCACAGAAGGATGCCACCTTTTGACCGTTGGCTGCTTATCCACACATGCCTCATGCACAGGATTCTGTCGTAG
- the LOC105490968 gene encoding mannose-6-phosphate isomerase isoform X1 yields the protein MAAPRVFPLSCAVQQYAWGKMGYNSEVARLLASSDPLAQIAEDKPYAELWMGTHPRGDAKIFDNRISQKTLGQWIAENQDSLGSKVKDTFNGNLPFLFKVLSVETPLSIQAHPNKELAEKLHLQAPQHYPDANHKPEMAIALTPFQGLCGFRPVEEIVTFLKKVPEFQFLIGDEAATHLKQTMSHDSQAVASALQSCFSHLMKSEKKVVAEQLNLLVKRISQQVAAGNNMEDIFGELLLQLHQQYPGDIGCFAIYFLNLLNLKPGEAMFLEANVPHAYLKGDCVECMACSDNTVRAGLTPKFIDVPTLCEMLSYTPSSSKDRLFLPTRSQEDPYLSIYDPPVPDFAIMKMEVPGSVTEYKVLALDSASILLVVQGTVIASTPTTQTPIPLQRGGVLFIGANESVSLKLTEPKDLLIFRACCLL from the exons ATGGCGGCTCCGCGAG TATTCCCACTTTCCTGTGCGGTGCAGCAGTATGCCTGGGGGAAGATGGGTTACAACAGCGAAGTGGCGCGGCTGTTGGCCAGCAGTGACCCACTGGCCCAGATCGCAGAGGACAAGCCCTATGCAGAG TTGTGGATGGGGACTCACCCCCGAGGGGATGCCAAGATCTTTGACAACCGCATCTCACAGAAGACCCTAGGCCAGTGGATTGCTGAGAACCAGGACAGCTTGGGCTCAAAGGTCAAGGACACCTTTAATGGCAATCTGCCCTTCCTCTTCAAAGTGCTCTCAGTTGAAACACCCCTGTCCATCCAGGCACACCCTAATAAG GAGCTGGCAGAGAAGCTGCACCTCCAGGCTCCACAGCACTACCCCGATGCCAACCACAAGCCAGAGATGGCCATTGCCCTCACCCCCTTCCAGGGCTTGTGTGGCTTCCGGCCAGTTGAGGAGATTGTAACCTTTCTGAAGA AGGTGCCTGAGTTTCAGTTCCTGATTGGAGATGAGGCAGCAACACACCTGAAACAGACCATGAGCCATGACTCCCAGGCTGTGGCCTCTGCTCTGCAGAGCTGTTTCTCCCACCTGATGAAGAGTGAGAAGAAGGTGGTGGCGGAACAGCTCAACCTGTTGGTGAAGCGGATCTCCCAGCAAG TGGCTGCTGGAAACAACATGGAAGACATCTTTGGGGAGCTTTTGCTGCAGCTGCACCAGCAATACCCAGGTGATATCGGCTGCTTTGCCATCTACTTCCTGAACCTGCTTAACCTGAAGCCTGGGGAGGCCATGTTTCTGGAGGCCAATGTGCCCCATGCCTACCTGAAAGGAG ACTGCGTGGAGTGCATGGCGTGTTCAGACAACACAGTTCGTGCTGGCCTGACACCCAAGTTCATTGATGTGCCAACCCTGTGTGAAATGCTCAGCTATACCCCTAGCTCCAGCAAGGACAGGCTCTTTCTCCCGACACGGAGTCAGGAAGACCCCTACCTCTCAATCTATGACCCCCCTGTACCAGACTTCGCCATTATGAAGATGGAG GTCCCTGGCTCTGTCACTGAATACAAGGTCTTGGCACTGGACTCTGCCAGCATCCTCCTGGTGGTACAGGGGACAGTGATAGCCAGCACACCCACAACCCAGACACCAATCCCTCTGCAGCGTGGTGGCGTGCTCTTCATTGGGGCCAATGAGAGTGTCTCACTGAAGCTTACTGAGCCGAAGGACCTGCTGATATTCCGTGCCTGCTGTCTGCTGTAG